A DNA window from Pseudodesulfovibrio thermohalotolerans contains the following coding sequences:
- a CDS encoding AEC family transporter, translated as MSPVILAILPIFGLILLGFVLYRLDFPGVGFWPVSERLTYYVLFPAMLVSGLSGRHFDASSLNLALTVASAVCLVGAFLVFSRTMFRLDGPVFTSIFQGAIRPNTYVGMSAAAVLLGPDWMTLSAVAMLTLIPLVNVLCVLVLSRHGKQGSGLGRVGIELAKNPLILACVVGMTISFLDLPLPGVVASLLAILGKAALPLGLLAVGAGLRFEGLGSSTLPVVLASLAHLVALPLAAYGCARLFGVEGLALTTALIYTAIPVSVSAFILARQMGGDHQVMALIITVQTVLSAVTMPLILGVLG; from the coding sequence ATGTCTCCCGTCATCCTCGCCATTTTGCCCATTTTCGGGCTCATTCTCCTCGGCTTTGTCCTGTACCGTCTCGATTTCCCGGGCGTGGGGTTCTGGCCCGTTTCCGAGCGGCTGACCTATTACGTGCTCTTTCCGGCCATGCTCGTCAGCGGCCTTTCGGGAAGGCACTTCGACGCCTCCTCGCTGAACCTGGCTCTGACCGTGGCATCGGCGGTCTGTCTGGTGGGCGCGTTCCTGGTCTTTTCTCGGACCATGTTCCGTTTGGACGGCCCGGTCTTTACCTCGATCTTTCAGGGAGCCATCCGGCCCAATACCTATGTGGGCATGTCGGCGGCGGCAGTGCTGCTCGGTCCGGACTGGATGACCCTGTCCGCCGTGGCCATGCTGACCCTCATTCCCCTCGTCAACGTGCTCTGCGTTCTGGTCCTGTCGCGCCACGGCAAGCAGGGCAGCGGACTCGGAAGGGTGGGGATCGAGCTGGCCAAGAATCCGCTCATTCTGGCCTGTGTCGTGGGCATGACCATCAGCTTTCTCGACCTTCCCCTGCCTGGCGTGGTCGCGAGCCTGCTCGCCATCCTGGGCAAGGCGGCCCTGCCGCTCGGCCTTCTGGCCGTGGGCGCCGGGCTGCGTTTCGAAGGGCTGGGGTCGTCCACTCTGCCCGTGGTTCTGGCCTCCCTGGCCCATCTCGTGGCTCTGCCCCTGGCGGCCTACGGCTGCGCCCGCCTTTTCGGTGTGGAGGGGCTGGCCCTGACCACGGCGCTTATCTACACGGCCATCCCGGTGTCTGTGTCCGCTTTCATTCTCGCCCGGCAAATGGGCGGCGACCATCAGGTGATGGCGCTCATTATCACGGTCCAGACCGTGCTCTCTGCCGTGACCATGCCCCTCATTCTCGGCGTGCTCGGGTAG
- a CDS encoding DUF1786 domain-containing protein: protein MTTTLCLDIGSGTQDVLLHSPDREIENCPKFVIPSPALQIGRRLEALRLKEKPVWLHGSNMGGGVTRFINAHLKAGLEVAATENAAYTMADDLSRVTGMNIKLADQCPDGFTPVRLTDFDEAWWRRFLDAAELPWPDRIAACAQDHGFHPGESNRMGRFKLWRSLLHDGEGRPEALVYQTPPAMLTRLADLQRDIGSGPVADTGAAAVLGALYEDRIERLSFERGITLVNIGNSHLIAFLLFDGRIHGVYEQHTGCVDGAKLWADLERFRCGCLSFEQVFDENGHGCLCMDLPTEAGGFAPTFVLGPRRAMLEGYDVDFPSPGGDMMLAGCFGLLKGLAMQG from the coding sequence GTGACCACCACACTCTGCCTCGACATCGGCAGCGGCACCCAGGACGTGCTGCTCCACTCCCCGGACAGGGAGATTGAAAACTGTCCCAAGTTCGTCATCCCCTCCCCCGCACTCCAGATCGGCCGCCGCCTCGAAGCGTTGCGGCTGAAAGAAAAGCCCGTCTGGCTGCACGGCAGCAACATGGGCGGCGGCGTGACCCGCTTCATCAACGCCCACCTCAAGGCCGGGCTCGAAGTGGCCGCGACCGAGAACGCCGCCTACACCATGGCCGACGACCTGTCCCGCGTGACCGGCATGAACATAAAGCTTGCCGATCAGTGTCCGGACGGCTTCACGCCGGTCCGTCTCACCGACTTCGACGAGGCGTGGTGGCGCCGTTTCCTGGACGCCGCAGAGCTTCCCTGGCCCGACCGCATCGCGGCCTGCGCCCAGGACCACGGCTTCCATCCGGGAGAGTCCAACCGCATGGGCCGGTTCAAGCTGTGGCGCTCCCTGCTTCACGACGGCGAAGGCCGACCCGAGGCCCTGGTCTACCAAACCCCGCCCGCCATGCTCACCCGCCTTGCGGACCTTCAGCGCGACATCGGCAGCGGTCCCGTGGCCGACACCGGCGCGGCCGCCGTGCTCGGCGCGCTGTACGAGGACCGGATCGAACGTTTGAGCTTCGAACGCGGCATCACCCTGGTCAATATCGGCAACTCCCACCTCATCGCCTTCCTGCTCTTCGACGGCCGAATTCATGGCGTGTACGAGCAACACACCGGATGCGTGGACGGGGCCAAGCTCTGGGCCGACCTGGAGCGGTTCCGCTGCGGCTGCCTCTCCTTCGAACAGGTCTTCGACGAAAACGGCCACGGCTGCCTCTGCATGGACCTGCCGACCGAGGCCGGAGGCTTTGCGCCCACCTTCGTGCTCGGCCCGCGTCGGGCCATGCTGGAGGGATACGATGTGGACTTCCCCTCCCCGGGCGGGGACATGATGCTTGCGGGCTGCTTCGGCCTGCTGAAAGGGCTGGCAATGCAGGGCTAA
- a CDS encoding dimethylarginine dimethylaminohydrolase family protein: MFTRAITRRPGPEMVGGITTANLGKPDFELALRQHAVYCRTLADLGLDVTVLDAAPGFPDACFVEDTAVVCEHVAVLTPLGAPSRQGEQLTIEPELAKHKPVVRITPPALIEGGDVLQVGKIFYVGLSERTNRAGAQALADTVAPYGYETIIIACCPSLHFKTDVNFIGNNTILVSPCCDSLPELSRFQRVIVEDDEAYARNCLYINGTVIVPEGFPKTLAKVRATGVDTVVIDVSEFRKLDGGLTCLSLRF; the protein is encoded by the coding sequence ATGTTTACCCGAGCAATAACCCGTCGTCCCGGCCCTGAAATGGTCGGTGGCATCACCACCGCCAATCTGGGGAAGCCCGATTTCGAGCTGGCCCTCCGGCAGCACGCCGTCTACTGCCGCACCTTGGCCGATCTCGGCCTGGACGTGACCGTGCTCGACGCCGCTCCGGGGTTTCCGGACGCCTGTTTTGTGGAGGACACCGCCGTGGTCTGCGAGCATGTGGCCGTGCTTACTCCGCTTGGCGCGCCGTCGCGGCAGGGCGAGCAATTGACCATCGAGCCCGAATTGGCCAAGCATAAGCCGGTGGTCAGAATCACCCCGCCCGCACTGATCGAAGGCGGCGACGTGCTTCAGGTTGGCAAGATCTTTTACGTGGGATTGTCCGAGCGCACCAATCGGGCGGGCGCGCAAGCCCTGGCCGATACGGTGGCCCCGTATGGCTACGAAACCATAATCATAGCCTGTTGTCCTTCCCTGCATTTCAAGACCGACGTCAACTTCATCGGCAACAATACCATTCTGGTTTCGCCCTGTTGTGATTCCCTGCCCGAACTCTCCCGTTTTCAGCGGGTGATCGTGGAGGACGACGAGGCCTATGCGCGGAATTGCCTGTACATTAACGGCACCGTCATCGTGCCCGAGGGCTTTCCCAAAACGCTGGCCAAAGTGCGCGCCACGGGCGTCGACACCGTGGTTATCGATGTCTCCGAGTTCCGCAAGCTTGATGGAGGGCTGACCTGCCTGTCGTTGAGGTTCTAG
- a CDS encoding DUF4197 domain-containing protein codes for MPAIQRIPLLCALLLIPACLWAAEAAHAGWGDALKGAGDAGSKTMGLPSVPTGIDDAFRELLSMGTDSAVESLSQDGGFSKQAATALAIPDDYRKLAETVAPDLLTYLNSAAESAVPAIGELFQATIDTMEFANPTSLLSGKNDAVTAYFEESARPELTENAAPLIQSALEQTGAGSAMSAAQRLSSMTGGAFDPVTYLTDKTLDSMFLYLGQTEKGVRSGDIETTSKLLQQFF; via the coding sequence ATGCCTGCCATACAACGTATTCCCCTGCTTTGCGCCCTGCTGCTTATTCCGGCCTGCCTTTGGGCCGCCGAAGCCGCCCACGCCGGATGGGGCGACGCGCTCAAGGGCGCGGGCGATGCCGGAAGCAAGACCATGGGATTGCCCTCGGTCCCCACCGGAATCGATGACGCCTTCCGCGAGCTGCTCTCCATGGGCACCGACTCGGCAGTCGAATCGCTGTCCCAGGACGGCGGATTCTCCAAGCAGGCCGCCACGGCCCTGGCCATTCCGGATGATTACCGAAAGCTTGCCGAAACCGTGGCTCCCGATTTGCTCACCTACTTGAACTCGGCCGCCGAATCGGCCGTCCCGGCCATCGGAGAGCTGTTTCAGGCAACTATCGACACCATGGAATTCGCCAACCCGACGAGCCTTCTTTCGGGCAAAAATGACGCCGTTACCGCCTATTTTGAAGAAAGCGCGCGGCCTGAACTGACGGAAAACGCGGCCCCTCTGATCCAGTCCGCCCTGGAGCAGACCGGGGCGGGGTCGGCCATGAGCGCCGCGCAACGCCTCTCCTCCATGACCGGCGGAGCCTTCGACCCGGTGACCTATCTGACCGACAAGACCCTGGACTCCATGTTCCTGTACCTTGGCCAGACCGAAAAGGGCGTGCGCTCCGGCGACATCGAAACGACCAGCAAACTTCTCCAACAGTTTTTCTAG
- a CDS encoding esterase/lipase family protein, whose amino-acid sequence MPVKVFLYVLLGLALFTLLRYGIFLLSNALAGRLGFIRKEAGGLGPAVARGVVTAMAADVVALPSTLLLALPERRPSGNGIPVVLVHGLYHNRTAWLVFAHRLRRAGFENVHTYGYNSFTKDFGYALAGLKAKLGRILGDDPESRVMLIGHSLGGLLCRCAAGDPRFRDRVTALVALGSPHGGSELAWLGGNRMARGLIPGRAISEAVADAPDPGCPKLALYTLADDYVIPLDLLRTGRPDWDERVCAPMGHVWMLYSRGVAASVIEFLRLARDKARLKKRAS is encoded by the coding sequence ATGCCCGTCAAGGTCTTCCTCTACGTTCTCCTGGGCCTGGCCCTGTTCACCCTGCTGCGCTACGGGATTTTTCTGCTGTCCAACGCCCTGGCCGGTCGGCTGGGGTTCATTCGAAAGGAGGCCGGCGGACTCGGTCCTGCCGTCGCGCGCGGCGTGGTCACGGCCATGGCCGCCGATGTGGTGGCCCTGCCGAGCACCCTTTTGCTGGCCCTGCCTGAGCGGCGTCCCTCGGGGAACGGGATTCCCGTGGTGCTGGTCCACGGGTTGTACCACAATCGCACGGCCTGGCTGGTTTTCGCCCACAGGCTCCGCCGGGCCGGATTCGAGAATGTCCATACCTACGGCTACAACAGCTTTACCAAGGATTTCGGTTACGCATTGGCCGGGCTCAAGGCAAAGCTCGGCCGCATTTTGGGGGATGACCCTGAGTCTCGGGTCATGCTCATAGGCCACAGCCTGGGGGGGCTGCTTTGCCGTTGCGCGGCGGGCGATCCCCGATTTCGCGACAGGGTGACCGCGCTGGTCGCCCTGGGCTCTCCTCATGGCGGCAGCGAGCTGGCCTGGCTGGGCGGAAACCGCATGGCCCGCGGGCTCATACCCGGACGGGCCATATCCGAGGCCGTGGCCGACGCCCCGGACCCCGGTTGCCCCAAGCTGGCCCTCTACACCCTGGCCGACGACTATGTGATTCCGTTGGATCTGCTGCGCACGGGCAGGCCGGACTGGGACGAACGCGTTTGCGCGCCCATGGGGCACGTCTGGATGCTCTACTCCCGTGGGGTCGCCGCCTCGGTCATCGAGTTCCTGCGTCTGGCCCGGGACAAGGCTCGGCTGAAAAAAAGGGCCTCCTGA
- a CDS encoding PEP-CTERM sorting domain-containing protein: MTALRMKLTTLAFLLAVSIFCVSQPAQALTMGNLDNWANRAIGGLGESNTATYGQTFTLGEESSLDSFSFYVQNYNITADVVDFKAYIADWNGSNIDNIFWSSDAYSTDNVSTSEFDLFTIDINGLNLDAGNYVLFLSTSELFDGLSAQAVLGIVDDSFNQLPGGLFYMNNGDDFDSLFSDNWAPYYNYYDLAYELNYSQGPTPTPEPSTFILLGLSLLGVIGLGRKKLMN; encoded by the coding sequence ATGACGGCCCTCCGGATGAAACTCACGACTTTGGCATTTCTGTTGGCGGTGAGCATCTTTTGTGTCTCCCAACCTGCTCAGGCTTTGACCATGGGCAACCTCGACAATTGGGCGAATAGGGCAATTGGCGGCTTGGGCGAATCGAACACGGCCACCTATGGCCAGACCTTCACCCTTGGCGAAGAAAGTTCCCTGGACTCCTTTTCCTTCTATGTCCAGAACTACAATATCACTGCGGACGTTGTCGATTTCAAGGCGTATATCGCCGATTGGAACGGCAGCAATATCGACAATATCTTTTGGTCGAGCGATGCCTATTCCACTGATAATGTCAGCACTTCTGAATTCGACCTGTTCACCATTGACATCAATGGCTTGAATTTGGACGCCGGTAATTACGTTCTTTTCCTGAGCACGTCCGAACTGTTCGACGGCCTTTCCGCCCAAGCGGTCTTGGGCATTGTCGATGACAGTTTCAATCAATTACCGGGCGGTTTATTTTATATGAATAACGGTGATGACTTTGACTCCCTGTTCTCCGATAATTGGGCTCCGTATTACAATTATTACGATCTCGCTTATGAGCTCAACTACTCGCAGGGGCCGACCCCCACTCCCGAACCCTCCACCTTTATTCTTCTTGGTCTCAGCCTGCTTGGCGTGATCGGATTGGGTAGAAAGAAGCTCATGAACTAG
- a CDS encoding N-acyl homoserine lactonase family protein, which produces MSTYKVHPIVMGTKVFDKGMMTYQHGYGTPYTIPIYTWYIEGGDKNILVDTGEMQPIVSEEREKAIGGKIYTFEEGLAKYGLKPEDIDIIIHTHLHNDHCENDYKCPNATIYVHEKEMESVYNPHPLDFRYLEDYVDDAKENGQIVTLSEDTEVLPGITMIHTPAHTPGGMSVKIETEKGSVLICGFCTILENIDPPKDVKAMEMEVIPPGTNTGPYDAYDILLKARDMADYVLPLHEPKWASMETIPE; this is translated from the coding sequence ATGAGCACATACAAAGTTCATCCCATCGTCATGGGAACCAAGGTCTTCGACAAGGGTATGATGACCTATCAGCATGGATACGGCACCCCGTACACCATTCCCATTTATACCTGGTACATCGAAGGCGGGGACAAGAATATCCTGGTCGATACCGGCGAGATGCAGCCCATCGTCTCCGAGGAGCGCGAAAAGGCCATCGGCGGCAAGATATATACATTTGAAGAAGGGCTGGCCAAGTACGGTCTCAAGCCCGAAGACATCGACATCATCATTCACACCCACCTGCACAACGATCACTGCGAGAACGACTACAAGTGTCCCAACGCGACTATCTATGTGCATGAAAAGGAGATGGAGTCCGTCTACAATCCGCATCCGCTCGATTTCCGTTACCTGGAGGACTACGTGGACGACGCCAAGGAGAACGGCCAGATCGTGACCCTTTCGGAGGACACCGAGGTCCTGCCCGGCATCACCATGATCCATACTCCGGCCCATACGCCCGGCGGCATGTCGGTGAAGATCGAGACGGAGAAGGGATCGGTGCTCATCTGCGGTTTCTGCACCATCCTCGAAAATATTGACCCGCCCAAGGACGTCAAGGCCATGGAGATGGAGGTCATTCCCCCGGGCACCAACACCGGCCCCTACGATGCTTACGACATCCTGCTCAAGGCCCGCGATATGGCCGACTACGTCCTGCCGCTTCACGAGCCCAAATGGGCGTCCATGGAGACAATCCCCGAATAG
- a CDS encoding HEAT repeat domain-containing protein: MSPLENFREKEFLDQITILNEISGSKDPEALPGLAALLKEPVGDTSIDYMVVNALNAVLSGNEAKVVEGLGDPHEGYSILCIRVAGEYCLKGTTGPLINLALAEEDLDRLMEILTSLARIGDKSAIPVFRRFLTHEDPFIQSSCIEALGKLGDPESIEEFKRLLTESEADDRFEVCDITTWKAVDALARNESENTISFLVRTLHHKNPTVRRIITDALINVGPFAIPMLLDAFETENTDSKILAANVIGFLRDRAGADGLVAAFDKGQADDPNVRYAVYEALGRIGSMKGIICLVDGLSETDELILMAVIGGLEKHVNPGMIAALTERIAKRDDQASRLAKAVIASRATTIFEHLHGNREVGVLLVDALAESRDPEIVEEFRKVLTGMGGPHAEQDLNRLPVLDKGTSKALAADDSRFMCAMHRAILTDLGFEPSLAVNGEEAYEYIEQGERFEVIITDMNMPVMDGMELVGKIRSTPGMENVPIIMVTTESEASQQGLASKTGVTAFISKPFKAEELKAKILEVTR, encoded by the coding sequence ATGTCACCACTAGAAAACTTCAGAGAAAAGGAATTCCTGGATCAGATCACGATCCTGAATGAGATTTCCGGAAGCAAGGATCCCGAGGCCCTGCCCGGCCTGGCTGCTCTGCTCAAGGAGCCGGTGGGCGACACCTCCATCGACTACATGGTGGTCAACGCCCTGAACGCGGTGCTGTCGGGCAACGAGGCCAAGGTCGTCGAAGGTCTTGGCGATCCGCATGAGGGATACAGCATACTGTGCATTCGCGTGGCCGGAGAATACTGCCTGAAAGGGACGACCGGGCCGCTCATCAACCTGGCCCTGGCCGAAGAGGACCTGGACCGCCTCATGGAGATTCTGACCTCTCTGGCCCGCATCGGCGACAAGTCCGCCATCCCCGTCTTCAGGCGGTTCCTGACCCACGAAGACCCTTTCATCCAATCCTCCTGCATCGAGGCGCTCGGCAAACTCGGCGATCCCGAATCCATTGAGGAGTTCAAGAGGCTCCTCACCGAGAGCGAAGCGGACGACCGCTTCGAGGTCTGCGACATCACCACCTGGAAGGCCGTGGACGCCCTGGCCCGCAACGAAAGCGAAAACACCATCTCCTTCCTTGTCCGGACCCTGCATCACAAGAACCCCACGGTGCGCCGCATCATCACCGACGCGCTCATCAACGTGGGCCCCTTCGCCATCCCCATGCTCCTCGATGCCTTCGAGACCGAGAACACGGATTCCAAGATACTGGCCGCCAACGTCATCGGCTTCCTGCGCGACCGCGCGGGCGCGGACGGGCTGGTGGCCGCCTTCGACAAGGGGCAGGCCGACGATCCCAACGTCCGTTACGCCGTGTACGAGGCCCTGGGCCGCATCGGCTCCATGAAGGGCATCATCTGCCTGGTGGATGGGCTGTCCGAAACCGACGAACTGATCCTCATGGCCGTGATCGGCGGACTGGAAAAACACGTCAATCCGGGCATGATCGCCGCCCTGACCGAACGCATCGCCAAAAGGGACGACCAGGCGTCCAGACTGGCCAAGGCGGTTATAGCCTCCAGAGCCACGACCATTTTCGAACACCTGCACGGGAACCGGGAAGTGGGAGTTCTCCTTGTGGACGCCCTGGCCGAATCGCGCGACCCCGAAATTGTCGAGGAGTTCCGGAAAGTACTGACCGGGATGGGCGGACCGCATGCCGAACAGGACCTGAACCGCCTGCCCGTCCTGGACAAAGGAACAAGCAAGGCTCTGGCCGCCGACGACTCGCGCTTCATGTGCGCCATGCACCGAGCCATCCTCACGGACCTCGGATTCGAGCCGTCCTTGGCCGTCAACGGCGAAGAGGCCTACGAATACATCGAACAGGGCGAGAGGTTCGAGGTCATCATCACGGACATGAACATGCCCGTCATGGACGGCATGGAGTTGGTGGGGAAAATCCGTTCAACGCCGGGCATGGAAAACGTGCCCATCATCATGGTCACCACCGAATCCGAAGCCTCCCAGCAGGGGTTGGCCTCCAAGACCGGCGTGACCGCCTTCATCTCCAAGCCCTTCAAGGCGGAAGAACTCAAGGCGAAGATTCTCGAAGTAACCCGTTAG
- a CDS encoding chemotaxis protein CheX, translating to MDVELAKPFIKAAIDVLSTMAFIKPEVGKPYVKRNNVAAGDVSGMVGITGEKNGSVSLSFSKGCAVAIVKNMLGDEIDDIMRDVKDAVGELTNMISGQARAGLAEKGLVFQGSTPTVVMGDNHTISHMAKAPVMAIPFKTKDGSFTIEFCFE from the coding sequence ATGGACGTCGAATTGGCCAAGCCCTTCATCAAAGCCGCCATTGATGTCTTGTCCACCATGGCCTTCATCAAGCCCGAGGTCGGCAAACCCTACGTCAAACGCAACAACGTCGCGGCCGGCGACGTGTCTGGAATGGTCGGCATCACCGGCGAGAAAAACGGCAGCGTATCTCTCTCCTTTTCCAAGGGATGCGCCGTGGCCATCGTCAAAAACATGCTCGGCGACGAGATCGACGACATCATGCGGGACGTCAAGGACGCCGTGGGCGAACTGACCAACATGATCTCGGGCCAGGCGCGCGCGGGCCTGGCCGAAAAGGGGCTGGTCTTTCAGGGCTCCACGCCCACCGTGGTCATGGGGGACAACCACACCATCTCGCACATGGCCAAGGCCCCTGTCATGGCCATTCCCTTCAAGACCAAGGACGGGAGCTTCACGATCGAATTCTGCTTCGAATAA
- a CDS encoding AsmA family protein: MNKFLKIVLIIIAALAALFIALCIYVVLAVDTTKLKDEIAKTVKERTGRELTFEGDIGFNFFPWLGLEIGPTALGNAPGFAPDEMVRINRAEASIRLLPLLSGNVAVGNVVLDGLTLNLAKNKQGVTNWDDLAGAGADAEKPAEKATPKEETAKSESSASLSVEGVEITNANIIYDDMQAGKKTAINDLDLFVGQIGDKTRFPFELKFRLKLDSPKIDTRPVLTGFAKFDQEAGSFEVDDMELSLLNLELTGLFFAKTKDDATSFSSEIKMTTSSIRELLAGLGMTPPDTADPDVLKPLAATIKVNGTDTQASLESLSLKFDQTLVTGQGSVKNFQKPAIAFNVNVDGIDVDRYLPPKSEGNDAQPAADSASSPEAPAQEPDLSALKDLDLKGKLTVGKLKVMNLTITDILAEITAQNGLVTADPMNLNLYGGSYSARGTLDASKPVAAWTESGRLKNVQAGPLLKDLTGNDRLSGTTNAQYDLTGAGLTPDNIKKSVSGTASFAFTDGAISGINVAKMLRDGWERLKGRPVSGDEPAKTDFAELLGSATLTNGHIVNKDLLMKSPLLRVTGQGWADLPKNSTDYTATVTVVGTLEGQDGKSIEDLKGLPLPINVKGSLNNPSISLDLKAMGEALFQGTFKEGAKGIEKTIKENILGGSKPSGETDAKPADKPGGFIKGLFQ; this comes from the coding sequence ATGAATAAATTCCTCAAGATCGTACTCATCATCATCGCCGCGCTGGCGGCCCTGTTCATCGCCCTATGCATCTACGTGGTACTCGCGGTGGACACCACCAAACTCAAGGACGAGATTGCGAAAACCGTCAAGGAGCGGACCGGCCGCGAACTGACGTTTGAAGGCGATATCGGCTTCAACTTCTTCCCCTGGCTCGGGCTTGAAATAGGCCCCACCGCGCTCGGCAACGCTCCCGGCTTCGCGCCGGACGAAATGGTGCGCATCAACCGCGCCGAGGCATCCATCCGCCTCCTGCCGCTGCTCTCCGGCAACGTGGCCGTCGGCAACGTGGTCCTGGACGGCCTGACCCTCAACCTGGCCAAGAACAAGCAAGGCGTGACCAACTGGGACGACCTGGCCGGGGCTGGCGCGGACGCGGAAAAGCCCGCCGAGAAAGCCACCCCAAAGGAGGAGACGGCCAAGTCCGAGTCCTCCGCAAGCCTGTCCGTGGAAGGCGTTGAAATCACTAACGCCAATATCATCTATGACGACATGCAGGCGGGCAAGAAAACCGCCATCAACGACCTGGATCTCTTCGTGGGGCAGATCGGCGACAAGACCCGTTTTCCCTTTGAACTCAAGTTCCGCCTCAAACTCGACAGCCCCAAAATCGACACCCGGCCGGTGCTGACCGGCTTTGCCAAATTCGATCAGGAAGCGGGCTCCTTCGAGGTGGACGACATGGAGCTCTCCCTGCTCAACCTCGAACTGACCGGCCTCTTTTTCGCCAAGACCAAGGACGACGCCACCTCCTTCTCCTCGGAGATCAAGATGACCACCTCCTCGATCCGCGAACTCCTGGCCGGGCTGGGCATGACCCCGCCCGACACGGCCGATCCCGACGTGCTCAAGCCGCTGGCCGCAACCATCAAGGTAAACGGCACCGACACCCAGGCCTCCCTGGAATCCCTGTCCCTCAAATTCGACCAGACCCTCGTTACCGGCCAGGGCTCCGTCAAAAACTTCCAGAAGCCCGCCATCGCCTTCAACGTCAACGTCGACGGCATCGATGTGGACCGCTACCTGCCGCCCAAGTCCGAAGGCAACGATGCCCAGCCCGCAGCCGATTCCGCCTCGTCACCGGAAGCCCCTGCACAGGAACCCGACTTGAGCGCGCTCAAGGACCTGGACCTCAAGGGCAAACTGACCGTAGGCAAGCTCAAGGTCATGAACCTGACCATCACCGACATCCTGGCGGAGATCACGGCCCAAAACGGCCTGGTCACGGCCGACCCGATGAACCTTAACCTTTATGGCGGCTCCTACTCCGCACGAGGCACCCTGGACGCCTCCAAGCCCGTGGCCGCCTGGACCGAATCGGGACGGCTCAAGAACGTCCAGGCCGGGCCGCTTCTCAAGGACCTGACCGGCAATGATCGGCTCTCCGGCACGACCAACGCCCAATATGACCTTACGGGAGCCGGATTAACTCCGGACAACATCAAAAAATCCGTCAGCGGCACGGCGTCCTTCGCCTTCACCGACGGAGCCATCAGCGGCATCAACGTCGCCAAGATGCTCCGCGACGGCTGGGAACGGCTCAAGGGCCGCCCCGTGTCCGGCGATGAACCGGCCAAGACGGATTTCGCCGAGCTCCTCGGTTCCGCCACCCTGACCAACGGGCACATCGTCAACAAGGATCTGCTCATGAAGTCCCCGCTCCTGCGCGTCACCGGCCAGGGATGGGCCGACCTGCCCAAGAACTCCACGGACTACACCGCCACCGTCACCGTGGTCGGGACCCTGGAAGGCCAGGACGGGAAATCCATCGAGGACCTCAAGGGGCTGCCGCTGCCCATCAACGTCAAGGGCAGTCTGAACAATCCGTCCATCTCCCTGGACCTCAAGGCTATGGGCGAAGCCCTGTTCCAGGGCACCTTCAAGGAAGGAGCCAAGGGCATCGAAAAGACGATCAAGGAAAACATCCTCGGCGGCTCCAAGCCCTCGGGCGAAACCGACGCCAAGCCCGCCGACAAGCCCGGCGGCTTCATCAAGGGCCTGTTTCAATAG